A window from Neodiprion fabricii isolate iyNeoFabr1 chromosome 2, iyNeoFabr1.1, whole genome shotgun sequence encodes these proteins:
- the LOC124175414 gene encoding major royal jelly protein 1-like, with the protein MTSFFRINWLLPIILACTGLSATELDVIYEWKYVDYVWQSTDQKQDAIEQGVYNLSRILMFDQQPLPDGRRMVTTPKFYNNPATLSTISDATGDGGPLLAPYPDWSWHNKSSGDCSGITSVNRAVIDDCGRIWIVDSGTIGNELICPAKILAFNSTTDELLESFEFSSDLLRGPWNNDTGILEIQVVECSANACDDYWVYIGDVSSYGLVIFNGEKAWRLDDEIFLPSEAGSQFSIAGENFTMGIGPSGFLLTRDGYMKEKYLMFKALSAFKTYAASLEDMHNTQYSGSNVTYYVSNWTASSHEVGKVFTIYGGIVITGFTDETELVCWNLQNPLDNDYVAVLEQNETTLQYISSVKPIIEDGSDIETVWVLTNRFQKYVLGTMNFDEINFRMITAEVAALVKDTVCEPEDHEVLDSILDINFLYLKTVSV; encoded by the exons ATGACAAGTTTTTTCCGAATTAATTGGCTACTGCCGATTATATTGGCCTGCACTGGCTTATCTGCGACTGAACTGGACGTTATTTACGAATGGAAATACGTTGACTATGTATGGCAAAGTACGGATCAAAAACAAGATGCCATCGAACAGGGTGTTTACAACCTCTCGAGAATCTTGATGTTTGACCAACAGCCACTGCCAG ATGGCCGACGAATGGTAACAACTCCGAAATTCTACAATAACCCGGCGACTCTATCGACGATTTCGGACGCAACCGGCGACGGTGGTCCATTGCTGGCTCCGTACCCAGATTGGAGCTGGCACAATAAGTCATCGGGAGACTGTTCGGGGATCACGAGCGTCAACAGAGCAGTT ATCGATGACTGCGGCAGAATTTGGATAGTGGACTCTGGTACAATCGGCAACGAACTGATATGCCCAGCCAAGATTCTCGCCTTCAACTCGACGACCGACGAGCTGCTGGAGAGCTTTGAATTCTCGAGCGATTTACTGCGCGGTCCCTGGAACAACGACACGGGAATACTCGAAATACAAGTCGTAGAATGCTCTGCTAACGCTTGCGACGATTACTGG GTATACATTGGCGATGTATCGAGCTACGGCTTGGTGATTTTCAACGGAGAGAAGGCGTGGCGATTAGACGATGAGATTTTCCTCCCGTCCGAAGCTGGCTCGCAATTTAGCATTGctggagaaaattttaccatgGGCATTGGACCTTCTGGCTTTTTGTTAACTCGCGATGGATATATGAAGgagaaatatttgatgtttaaGGCCTTATCTGCCTTTAAGACGTACGCGGCTTCTTTGGAAGACATGCATAATACCCAGTACTCGGGAAGTAACGTCACATACTACGTTAGCAATTGGACAGCATCGAGTCATGAAGTTGGAAAGGTTTTCACAATATACGGAGGTATCGTCATCACTGGATTCACTGATGAAACGGAATTGGTGTGTTGGAATCTACAGAATCCTCTGGATAACGACTACGTC GCTGTTCTGGAGCAGAATGAAACTACCTTGCAGTATATTTCCAGCGTCAAGCCCATAATAGAAGACGGTAGTGACATCGAGACAGTCTGGGTATTGACGAATAGATTCCAGAAGTACGTATTGGGCACGATGAATTTCGACGAGATAAACTTCAGAATGATAACGGCCGAGGTCGCTGCCCTTGTCAAAGACACTGTATGCGAACCGGAGGATCACGAAGTTTTGGATAGTATActtgatataaattttctttacctGAAAACTGTATCCGTATAA